Below is a genomic region from Isosphaeraceae bacterium EP7.
GTCGCTGTCGTGCTTCGTACCAGATGGGGGTGAATGCATCAGGATTCCGAGCTGGGAAGAGGTCAAGCAGACATTCTTGCTCTGTTACGGCTTGATCTCGACCCTGTGCATCCTTGATTTGACCGATGGATCGACCGTCCCCATCGCGGTGCCGTTCCAGGCCGCTGCTCCCGACGCGGATCACGAAGTCAATGGCGACATCGATTCGGTTAAAATGCGGTGTTCCCGCGACGAACCTTCACGACCAGCGCGAGAAACCCTCCAAATGCCAGGCAAGCCCGGACGTCCCAGACCTCCCGGAAGAAAGGCGAAGCGTGTTCGACCTTCCTCGCGACCAAAAAGGTTCGGCGAGGAGCGTGTCGTCACTCGGGCTCGGCTCGCGGCTGCCCAGGACTCGCTGAAGATCCTGTCGGGGCCGTCGGCGGCTCTCGGTACGATCGAACTGGCGCGAAGGATCAGCGAGCTCACCGACCGGTCGATCATGCAGGTCCATGCGTCTTGCCATGACGGGAACCGGGTCGCGTGCCGGAGCGGATGCACCTATTGCTGCATGTTCCCGGTCGCGGCTTCGGCTCCCGAGGTCCTGGCCATCGCCACATTCGTCCGCGAGCGGTTCGATGAAGGGCGGCAAGCGGCCCTCGATCGTCGCGTCGAGGCGAATATCTCGGCGACCGAAGGCATGGACATGAGCCGGAGGGATCGTGTCAGGGTGGATTGCCCCTTCCTTGAGGAGGGCAAGTGCGCGGTTTACGAGGTCAGGCCCGTCGCCTGCCGGGGATACTCATCGTACAGCGTCGAGGATTGCCGGGAGGACTTCGAGCATCCGGGGGCCGGGGTTGAAATTCATACCAACGGGCTGCGGGAACTCGTCTTCGGGGCGATCCGCGAGGGGCTGGCCGTCGCGTGCAAATCGGCCTCGGTGGAGCATCGCCTCCTGGAATTGGTCCGGGCCTACAAGATCGCCTCGGAGGATTCGACCCTGGCAGAGACCTGGCGGAGCCGACCCGGAACATTCGAAACCGCGACCGGGGAGAGCGTTTTCCCGGGCCCGTGGTCGGACGAGCTCAACCAGGACTTCGAGGACGTTTACAGTGACACTGTCAATGATCTAGAACGCGGGAAGTAGCGTTGTACATCGGGTTTTGGCGACTCAGTCAGCTTCGAATCCTTGTGGAGCGGCTGAGGCTCCTTCCCTGAGACTTGCGAGCTGCCTGACGTGGGTCGCGAGACAACGCGTCAGGGGTGACTTCGCGAGGGAGCGACCATGACGACTGATCAACTGAACCGACTGATCAGCATTGTTGCCTCGATCACCTTGTTCGAGATGATGGTGGCAATCGGGCTGGGCGTGACGGTTGCCGACGTGCTGCGGGTCGCTACGGATTGGAGACTGGTTGCCAAGGCGTCGCTGGCAAGTTATGTCCTGGTTCCGGCGGCTGCGGTTGGCCTGTTAATTCTCTTTCAGGCGGACCCATACGTTGCCACGGGGTTCTTGATCTGCGCGGTTTGTCCGGGGGCACCCTATGGCCCGCCATTGACCGGGATGGCGAAGGGAAACGTCGTCGTGTCGGTGGGGTTGATGGTGGTTCTGGCAGGGTCGTCAGCGCTCGCGGCGCCGCTCCTGTTGCAAGGGCTATTGCCCCTCGTGCTGCGGCATTTACCCGCATTGCCGCCCGACAGCCCTCTTCCAGCGATCGATGCGCGCAAAGTGGTCGCCACCTTGATGATGGCGCAGTTCATTCCTCTGTGCCTGGGCTTGGCAATGCGCCAATGGCGGCCAACCCTGGCGGATCGCCTGAAGAGGCCGGCAAACCTTCTCAGCATGGTGCTCAACCTGACGACCTTGAGCCTGATTCTCTTCTCGCAGTTTGAGATGCTCATCGGCGTCCCCCCGCGGGCTTATCTCGGGATGCTGGCCCTGGTTCTTGCGGGCGTTGCCGCCGGTTGGCTGCTCGGCGGAACCGGCAACGACCGCGCCATGGTGATGGCGACCTCGGTTCGCAACGTCGGCGTCGCCCTC
It encodes:
- a CDS encoding YkgJ family cysteine cluster protein is translated as MQVHASCHDGNRVACRSGCTYCCMFPVAASAPEVLAIATFVRERFDEGRQAALDRRVEANISATEGMDMSRRDRVRVDCPFLEEGKCAVYEVRPVACRGYSSYSVEDCREDFEHPGAGVEIHTNGLRELVFGAIREGLAVACKSASVEHRLLELVRAYKIASEDSTLAETWRSRPGTFETATGESVFPGPWSDELNQDFEDVYSDTVNDLERGK
- a CDS encoding bile acid:sodium symporter, encoding MTTDQLNRLISIVASITLFEMMVAIGLGVTVADVLRVATDWRLVAKASLASYVLVPAAAVGLLILFQADPYVATGFLICAVCPGAPYGPPLTGMAKGNVVVSVGLMVVLAGSSALAAPLLLQGLLPLVLRHLPALPPDSPLPAIDARKVVATLMMAQFIPLCLGLAMRQWRPTLADRLKRPANLLSMVLNLTTLSLILFSQFEMLIGVPPRAYLGMLALVLAGVAAGWLLGGTGNDRAMVMATSVRNVGVALVIATSAFAGTRAVAAATAFAIFQTVVMALIAALWGRLASPSDA